The following are encoded in a window of Arvicanthis niloticus isolate mArvNil1 chromosome 1, mArvNil1.pat.X, whole genome shotgun sequence genomic DNA:
- the Prodh2 gene encoding hydroxyproline dehydrogenase translates to MVWTHLPLYGCSKPSPGGWQPLRFDGGAFHLKGTAELARALLVLRLCAWPPLVTHGLAFQAWSQRLLGSRLSGALLRASVYGQFVAGETAEEVRGCVRQLQALGLQPLLAVPTEEEPDSAVKTSEAWYEENLSAMLRCVDLSRALVDAHGPARNSLMQLKVTALTSTRLCKELSAWIQRPRGSSELSPERLAEAMDSGQNLQLSCLSTEQNQHLQASLSRLHRVAQHARSKYVRLLVDAEYTFINPALSLLVAALAMRWNSPEEGGPWVWNTYQAYLKDTHRRLEQDAEAAHKAGLAFGVKLVRGAYLDKERSVSQLQGKEDRTQPDYEATNRSYSRCLELMLRRVSNHGPKYHLMVASHNEESVRQATKRMWELGIPLDGPVCFGQLLGMCDHVSLALGQAGYMVYKSIPYGCLEEVIPYLIRRAQENRSVLQGARREQALLSQELWRRLLGRKA, encoded by the exons ATGGTCTGGACGCATCTGCCTCTGTATGGCTGCTCCAAGCCGTCTCCCGGTGGCTGGCAGCCCCTGCGCTTCGATGGTGGGGCCTTCCATCTCAAGGGAACCGCAGAACTCGCACGGGCTTTGCTGGTGCTTCGCCTATGCGCCTGGCCCCCTTTGGTCACTCACGGACTAGCG TTTCAGGCCTGGTCTCAGCGACTTCTGGGATCCCGGCTCTCGGGCGCACTTCTCCGAGCATCCGTCTATGGGCAGTTTgtggctggggagacagctgaGGAGGTGAGGGGCTGTGTCCGGCAGTTGCAAGCCCTGGGACTCCAGCCCCTGTTGGCAGTGCCCACCGAGGAGGAACCAGACTCTGCTGTCAAGACCAG TGAGGCCTGGTATGAGGAGAACCTTAGCGCCATGCTGCGCTGTGTGGACTTATCGCGAGCCCTCGTGGACGCCCATGGCCCAGCCAGGAACAGCCTCATGCAGCTGAAGGTGACGGCGCTAACCAGCACTCGGCTTTGT AAGGAGCTATCGGCTTGGATCCAAAGACCACGAGGCTCCTCGGAGCTGAGCCCTGAGAGGCTGGCAGAAGCTATGGACTCGGGTCAG AACCtccaactctcctgcctcagcacagaACAGAATCAGCACCTGCAGGCCTCCCTCAGCCGCTTGCACCGAGTAGCACAG CACGCCCGGTCGAAGTACGTGAGGCTGCTGGTGGACGCCGAATACACTTTCATTAACCCTGCACTGTCCCTGCTGGTGGCTGCCCTGGCCATGCGCTGGAACAGCCCTGAGGAAGGTGGCCCATGGGTGTGGAACACTTACCAGGCCTATCTAAAG GACACTCACAGAAGGCTGGAGCAGGATGCTGAGGCAGCACACAAGGCTGGCCTGGCATTTGGGGTGAAGTTGGTGCGAGGTGCCTATCTGGACAAGGAGAGATCTGTGTCACAGCTCCAAGGGAAGGAAGACCGTACCCAGCCTGACTACGAGGCCACTAATCGGAG TTACAGCCGCTGCCTGGAGCTGATGCTTCGCCGAGTGTCCAATCACGGTCCCAAGTACCACCTCATGGTGGCTTCCCACAACGAAGAATCCGTTCGCCAGGCAACAAAGCG CATGTGGGAGCTGGGCATTCCTCTAGATGGACCTGTCTGTTTTGGACAACTTCTGGGCATGTGTGACCATGTCTCCCTGGCATTAG GGCAGGCTGGATATATGGTCTATAAGTCTATTCCCTACGGCTGCCTGGAGGAGGTGATACCCTACCTGATCCGAAGAGCCCAGGAGAACAGGAGTGTGCTGCAGGGTGCCCGCAGGGAACAGGCGTTACTCAGCCAAGAACTGTGGCGGAGGCTGCTGGGAAGGAAAGCCTAA
- the LOC117719291 gene encoding inactive serine/threonine-protein kinase TEX14-like, whose product MHSQASRFRVELGSVRDPDAQVGRLHRLAMAGGPCWGLARLLRRVVQVDGENSAGQTALFLSALLGHTSAVRLLLAFGANPNHRCLDGSTPMHAGASSGRGLVLWHLLQAGGDLRLRDQQGRTPRDWAEQGDAKQSWEVLELLQWCRTHMSALVQSGELAPSVSLSQLQASTGHSLCGSQPSLRLVQADRALRQGQIRRSPKTPALGFGQLNSLQPPALIMGIPVVDPKELVPTQGEADRTYDSSSHTVMANLLWKGHPVTVRQLKSPESSPDVLLADLQHCSVLHHPGLLLLMALSPSDDLSRLSLLFEPVWLGSLYFLLHSSRADEEGPPALPGLLPGPLLLQVLEALLFLQSRCWAHGGLTSHAVQLVRPGLAKVSHLEHGCPLHQPRLQPRLQQDCPQRDPNPGLPPPPELYPWLPLELIRGDMPATTSDLYSFCILAQEVFTGELPWAGGEGPEVKAKLEAGQSPGLDPLLPAPYQALVQAGLGLEPADRWGSLQSTRYLLRKAVAKDPAAKVSSPLEWTTLSPVTLGSLPEHLYCEGAPRARAKARSKIVFPFPDPSQALETPEITGHSRDQQNAAWDSGSSLTLGSSLSPSPSPCPSPHCCTEPISIKPDLEDRELTEGSLFSSLQEMDLLEEIMAELQITCPLEARPRLSPALSPDS is encoded by the exons ATGCATTCACAGGCCTCCCGCTTCCGGGTAGAGCTGGGCTCTGTGAGGGATCCAGATGCCCAGGTGGGGCGTCTGCATCGCCTAGCTATGGCAGGAGGCCCATGTTGGGGCCTGGCCAGGCTTCTGCGTAGAG TGGTCCAGGTAGACGGTGAGAACTCTGCTGGACAGACAGCGCTCTTCCTGTCCGCGCTCTTGGGCCACACTTCCGCTGTGCGCCTCCTATTAGCCTTTGGCGCCAACCCCAACCA CCGCTGCCTCGATGGCAGCACACCCATGCATGCAGGTGCCTCCTCGGGCCGAGGCTTGGTGTTGTGGCACCTGCTGCAGGCAGGAGGTGACCTGCGTCTGCGTGACCAGCAGGGTCGCACACCACGAGACTGGGCTGAGCAGGGTGATGCCAAGCAGAGCTGGGAG GTCCTGGAGCTGTTGCAATGGTGCCGGACCCACATGTCAGCactggtgcagagtggggagttGGCACCCAGTGTGTCCCTGAGTCAGTTGCAAGCTAGCACTGGACACAGCCTGTGTGGCTCCCAGCCCTCACTAAGGCTGGTCCAGGCAGACAG GGCACTGAGGCAAGGGCAGATCAGGAGATCCCCCAAAACCCCAGCGTTGGGATTCGGCCAG CTGAACAGCCTGCAGCCACCAGCACTGATAATGGGCATCCCAGTAGTAGACCCCAAGGAGCTGGTACCAACCCAGGGTGAGGCTGACCGCACCTATGACAGCAGTTCTCATACCGTCATGGCCAA CCTCCTGTGGAAGGGCCACCCGGTTACTGTACGGCAGCTGAAGAGCCCTGAATCCAGCCCTGATGTGCTACTGGCTGACCTTCAGCACTGCAG CGTCCTGCACCACCCCGGCCTGCTGTTGCTGATGGCTCTGAGCCCCTCAGATGACCTGTCCAGATTGAGTCTGCTCTTCGAGCCGGTGTGGCTGGGCTCCCTTTACTTCCTGTTACACTCTTCAAGAGCAGATGAGGAAGGTCCCCCAGCCCTGCCAGGCCTGCTGCCTGGCCCTCTGCTGCTACAGGTGTTGGAGGCCCTGTTGTTCCTGCAGTCCCGCTGCTGGGCCCATGGTGGCCTGACTTCCCATGCTGTGCAGCTAGTGAGGCCAGGCCTGGCTAAGGTGAGCCACCTAGAACACGGGTGTCCACTGCACCAGCCCAGGCTGCAGCCCAG GCTGCAACAAGACTGCCCCCAGAGAGACCCAAATCCAGGGCTGCCCCCACCCCCTGAACTATACCCATGGCTACCACTTGAGCTGATCCGTGGTGACATGCCAGCCACTACCTCAGACCTCTACAGCTTCTGCATCCTGGCCCAGGAGGTCTTCACTG GAGAGTTGCCCTGGGCTGGAGGAGAGGGGCCTGAGGTGAAGGCTAAACTGGAGGCAGGTCAGAGTCCGGGCCTGGACCCCTTGCTGCCAGCCCCCTACCAGGCCTTGGTTCAAGCTGGACTGGGTCTAGAGCCTGCTGACCGCTGGGGCAGCCTGCAGAGCACTCGGTACCTGCTGCGAAAGGCTGTGGCCAAG GACCCAGCAGCCAAGGTCAGCTCCCCACTAGAGTGGACAACACTGTCTCCTGTAACCCTAGGTTCCCTGCCAG AGCATCTGTACTGTGAAGGAGCTCCCAGAGCCAGGGCCAAGGCCAGATCCAAGATTGTGTTCCCTTTCCCAGACCCTTCTCAG GCTCTGGAGACTCCTGAGATCACAGGTCACAGTAGAGACCAGCAGAATGCAGCCTGGGACTCTGGCAGTAGCTTGACTCTAGGCAGTAGCCTCAGTCCCAGCCCCAGTCCCTGCCCCAGCCCACACTGTTGCACGGAGCCCATCTCAATA AAACCTGATCTTGAGGACCgtgagctgacagaaggcagtcTCTTCTCCAGCCTACAGGA GATGGATCTGCTGGAGGAGATCATGGCGGAGCTGCAGATTACGTGTCCCCTGGAAGCCAGGCCCAGGCTGAGTCCTGCTCTTAGCCCAGACTCCTAG